Proteins encoded within one genomic window of Nordella sp. HKS 07:
- a CDS encoding adenylate/guanylate cyclase domain-containing protein, with amino-acid sequence MHPQFTAESTPANANGGFVPGLRLPRATAAVALFADIVGYTEHCERLDPEEVFLLLSEFYRHAGRATAAQDADFVDHFGDEVLAVWKHEAPLGQQALKALRCGFTLQADIAQWNEWRRRNGLEPVKVGIGIHAGPVVLGRPLGGYGGGASVFGDTVNIASRLERQTRLIGADIVISDRLYRLIQAASPGERLLDRFARTLSVSLSGRAQPLQVRYAAAKLELF; translated from the coding sequence ATGCATCCGCAATTCACCGCCGAATCCACGCCTGCAAATGCCAATGGCGGCTTCGTGCCTGGCCTCAGGCTGCCGCGCGCTACCGCGGCGGTGGCGCTGTTCGCCGATATCGTGGGTTACACTGAGCATTGCGAGCGCCTCGATCCGGAAGAGGTATTCCTGTTGCTGTCGGAGTTCTATCGCCATGCCGGACGCGCCACCGCCGCCCAGGATGCCGATTTCGTCGATCATTTCGGCGATGAAGTCCTGGCGGTGTGGAAACATGAAGCGCCGCTCGGCCAGCAGGCGCTCAAGGCGCTGCGCTGCGGCTTCACCTTGCAGGCCGATATCGCGCAGTGGAACGAATGGCGGCGGCGCAACGGTCTCGAGCCTGTGAAGGTGGGCATCGGCATCCATGCCGGACCGGTCGTGCTCGGCCGCCCGCTCGGCGGCTATGGCGGCGGCGCCAGCGTGTTCGGCGACACGGTGAATATCGCCAGCCGGCTCGAAAGGCAGACGCGGCTCATCGGCGCCGACATCGTCATCTCGGACCGGCTCTATCGGCTGATCCAGGCGGCATCGCCGGGCGAAAGGCTGCTCGACCGCTTCGCCCGGACCTTGTCGGTCAGCCTCAGCGGGCGGGCGCAGCCGTTGCAAGTGCGCTACGCGGCGGCCAAACTTGAACTATTCTGA
- a CDS encoding ATP-binding protein, with the protein MKRFWESSIATQFICLAILALILSQAIGLLFSRDERDQAIRAAYREELMSRAETVARLIETTPPSLANDITRANNTLNTRYWVSAAEPADPVAWRKEAWDRLIEPFSSTESAVAIAKGIETAFHWDIKESAAANSAWSAPAKDEWSFPRQAKIMCLDRTSPERIDKANAIGLSVKLAQGNWLNIAYAKPWKERFWTSHAVSTFLTTAIVLSIILVIAIRGITRPMRRMAAAAEALGRGEMVTPLPETGPRDIHHTAQAFNRMQERLQRFIADRTRMLAAIGHDLRTPITSLRLRAEFVNDGEIREKMLGTINEMQKMTEATLTFAREDSAAEETRAVDLSALVQSLSDDLTDMGHDVTFDNGLKVSYRCRPDALRRALRNLIENATRYGKRARIGMKPHVDGIDIIIEDDGPGIPANMTEQVFMPFFRIEDSRNEETGGVGLGLSIARNIIRNHGGDIRLVNHASGLQAIVTLPMIDMRGRLRDAA; encoded by the coding sequence ATGAAGCGCTTCTGGGAATCGAGCATCGCCACGCAGTTCATCTGCCTGGCGATTCTCGCGCTCATCCTGTCGCAGGCGATCGGCCTCCTGTTCTCGCGCGACGAGCGCGATCAGGCGATCCGCGCCGCCTATCGCGAAGAGCTGATGAGCCGCGCCGAGACCGTCGCGCGCCTCATCGAGACGACGCCGCCGTCGCTCGCGAACGACATCACGCGCGCCAACAACACGCTCAATACACGCTATTGGGTCTCGGCGGCGGAACCGGCGGATCCGGTGGCTTGGCGCAAGGAAGCCTGGGACCGCCTCATCGAGCCCTTCTCCTCGACCGAGTCCGCAGTGGCCATCGCCAAAGGCATCGAGACGGCTTTTCACTGGGACATCAAGGAAAGCGCCGCGGCGAACTCGGCATGGAGCGCGCCGGCCAAGGATGAGTGGAGCTTTCCGCGGCAGGCAAAGATCATGTGTCTCGACAGGACCAGTCCCGAGCGGATCGACAAGGCCAATGCCATTGGCCTGTCGGTCAAGCTCGCCCAAGGCAACTGGCTCAACATCGCCTATGCGAAGCCGTGGAAGGAGCGCTTCTGGACATCGCACGCCGTTTCGACCTTTCTCACTACGGCGATTGTGCTCTCGATCATCCTCGTCATCGCCATCCGCGGCATAACGCGTCCGATGCGGCGCATGGCCGCCGCCGCCGAAGCGCTTGGCCGGGGCGAGATGGTGACGCCGCTGCCCGAAACCGGTCCCCGCGACATCCACCATACAGCGCAGGCCTTCAACCGGATGCAGGAGCGCCTGCAGCGCTTCATCGCCGACCGCACGCGCATGCTCGCCGCCATCGGCCATGATCTGCGCACGCCGATCACCTCGCTCAGATTGCGCGCTGAATTCGTGAACGACGGTGAGATTCGCGAGAAGATGCTGGGTACGATCAACGAGATGCAGAAGATGACCGAGGCGACCCTCACTTTCGCGCGCGAGGATTCGGCCGCCGAAGAAACGCGCGCCGTCGATCTTTCGGCTCTCGTCCAGAGTCTGTCGGACGACCTCACCGACATGGGGCATGACGTCACCTTCGATAACGGGCTGAAGGTCAGCTATCGCTGCCGCCCCGATGCGCTGCGCCGGGCGCTGCGCAATCTGATCGAGAACGCCACTCGTTACGGCAAGCGGGCCCGGATCGGTATGAAGCCGCATGTCGACGGCATCGACATCATCATCGAGGATGACGGGCCCGGCATTCCCGCCAATATGACCGAGCAGGTCTTCATGCCGTTCTTCCGCATCGAGGACTCGCGCAATGAGGAGACGGGTGGCGTGGGCCTGGGCCTCTCCATCGCGCGCAACATCATCCGCAATCACGGCGGCGACATCCGCCTCGTCAATCATGCAAGTGGGCTTCAGGCAATCGTCACTTTGCCGATGATCGACATGCGTGGCCGCCTGCGCGACGCGGCGTGA
- a CDS encoding response regulator: protein MNSTPHIAVVDDHRDIRDLVGKYLTRHGYRVTTADSAQALRRLLERSAFDLVVLDIMMPGEDGLSLCRHLRDTTNIPVILLTAMTEETDRIIGLELGADDYISKPFNPRELLARIKAVLRRVNSLPPQRGRAGGQNFRFDRWRLDAGRRELIGEDGVAVALSTAEYRLLCAFLDHAGLVLTRDQLLDLTVGRTAELFDRSIDNQVSRLRKKIEIDPKAPTLIKTHWGGGYCFSAMVEAA, encoded by the coding sequence ATGAATTCGACGCCTCATATCGCGGTCGTCGACGATCACCGCGACATCCGTGACCTGGTGGGAAAATACCTCACCCGGCACGGTTATCGCGTCACCACTGCCGACAGCGCCCAGGCCTTGCGCCGTCTTCTCGAGCGCAGCGCCTTCGATCTCGTGGTGCTCGACATCATGATGCCGGGTGAGGACGGGCTCTCGCTCTGCCGTCATCTGCGCGACACCACCAACATTCCCGTCATCCTGCTCACCGCGATGACGGAGGAGACCGACCGCATCATCGGCCTGGAGCTGGGCGCCGACGACTATATCAGCAAGCCCTTCAATCCGCGCGAGCTGCTGGCCCGGATCAAGGCGGTGCTGCGCCGCGTCAACAGCCTGCCGCCGCAGCGCGGCCGCGCCGGCGGACAAAACTTCAGATTCGACCGCTGGCGGCTCGATGCCGGCCGCCGCGAGCTCATCGGCGAGGATGGCGTCGCCGTCGCGCTTTCGACCGCCGAATATCGCCTGCTTTGCGCCTTTCTCGACCATGCCGGCCTCGTGCTGACGCGCGATCAGCTCCTCGATCTCACCGTCGGGCGCACCGCCGAACTGTTCGACCGCAGCATCGATAATCAGGTCTCGCGCCTGCGCAAGAAGATCGAGATCGACCCCAAGGCCCCGACGCTCATCAAGACCCATTGGGGCGGCGGCTATTGCTTCTCCGCCATGGTGGAGGCGGCATGA